One stretch of Primulina huaijiensis isolate GDHJ02 unplaced genomic scaffold, ASM1229523v2 scaffold42135, whole genome shotgun sequence DNA includes these proteins:
- the LOC140969506 gene encoding protein BUD31 homolog 2: protein MPKVKTNRVKYPEGWELIEPTLRELQAKMREAENDPHDGKRKCEALWPIFKIAHQKSRYIFDLYIRRKEISKELYEFCLDQGYADRNLIAKWKKPGYERLCCLKCIQPRDHNFQTTCVCRVPKHLREEKVIECAHCGCRGCASGD from the exons ATGCCGAAGGTTAAGACGAACAGGGTGAAGTACCCAGAGGGTTGGGAGTTGATTGAACCTACTCTACGCGAACTGCAGGCAAAAATGAGAGAAG cgGAGAATGATCCACATGATGGTAAAAGAAAATGTGAAGCCTTGTGGCCTATATTTAAAATTGCCCACCAGAAGAGTCGATACATATTTGACCTTTATATCAGGAGGAAAGAAATTTCAAAGGAATTGTATGAGTTCTGCTTGGATCAAGGATATGCTGATCGTAATCTAATTGCAAAGTGGAAAAAG CCCGGCTATGAAAGGCTTTGTTGTTTGAAGTGTATCCAACCCCGTGATCATAACTTTCAAACTACGTGTGTCTGCCGAGTCCCAAAGCATTTACGAGAGGAGAAGGTTATAGAATGTGCGCATTGTGGCTGTAGGGGGTGCGCAAGTGGAGATTAA